GTTCGAAGCTGAAGGAAGGTCGGCTCCGGTAGGTCCGCCGGTTGCGCCTGCACCGGCGCGGCCGGCATATCATTCGCCTGGGCCTCAGGCAGGCGTTTCGCCACGGCCGCCGCTCGAGTCCGTTCATACGGAGACATATTCGCCGGAAATGCTTTCCTTCGTGACGCGCGCAGGTGCGGGCGAAATCGATCTCGTTTTTTTGGTCGATGAGACGGGCAGCATGGGCGCGTATATCGAAGAGGTAAAACGGCGGCTGCTCGAAATCATCGAAGCCATTCGCCGAGCACCGCTTTGCCGCAGTTTGCGTCTCGGTCTCGTGAGTTATCGCGATCATCCGCCGCAAGATCGATCTTTTGCGAGTCGCGTGGTGCCGCTGACGGACGACATTGCATCGATCAAAAAGGGTGTCGAACGAATGCAGGCATCCGGTGGTGGTGATGGTCCGGAATCCGTAACGGACGGCCTTTACGATATCGTGAGGCTCGATTGGCGTCCGCGAGCAGCACGGGTCGTCGTATGGGTAGGAGATGCACCGCCGCACGGAGTCGAGCCATCGGGAGACGCATTCCCCGCGGGATGTCCGTGTGGTCATCATTGGTACGCCCAGGCCGAGAATGCGCGCGAAATGGGTATCGTCATCCACGCGGTCGGTTGTTTGCCAGCGCTGCGCGAATATCGAGGCGCCGAGGACGTATTCAAAACGGTCGCATCGACATCACGAGGGCTCTATTTGCCGCTCACTCAGGCCAGCTTGCTCATTCCGATCATCACGGGTGTCGCAGAAACGGAGCTCGACAAACAGCGCATCGAAGAGCACATTGCCGAAGTGCTGAAGACATATGAAAAAGAGCTCGCGGTAGCAGATCAAGAAGAGCAAGTGCGGTTTGTCACGGACGTGCTGCGCCAAAAGAATGTACGACCGCGCGGCATTGTTTACGATAGCAATGCCACGGGGCCGTCACCGCAACGGTTTCGAGTCATCACTGCCACGGACGTCGAAGAAGGCATTGAACGGCTGCGACGCACGTTGCGCACGTCACTGTAATTTAGCCCACTGCATGCATTTCGTTTGTCGACAGCGCCGTTTGTCGGCAAATCGCAAGCAATGCGTCGGCTGCAATGTCCCAGCCGTACCTTTGCGCATGTGCAGGTCCATCGGCAAACGCGCGCTGACGGAATTTCGTGTCCGAAATGGTCTTTTCGAGCGCCGATTGAATCGATTTGCAATCGTACGGATCGCAGCTCGCAGCGAGGTCACCGGTCACCTCGGTCAATGCTCCGGTATTCGAGACGAAAACAGGCCTACCGGCAGCGAGCGCCTCGAGCGCCGGTAAACCAAAACCCTCGTGAAGACCGACCATGGCCACGGCGTCCGCACCTGCGACGAGACCCGGGACGAGCTCATCGGGAACGAACCCTGTAATGCACACTCGATTTTCAATTCCAAAACGCGCCACAGCATCCCGAATGAGTGGAAGCGCGCCCCAATCTCCGCCTGCGAGCACGAGGGAATGGTGCGACGCAACGGGGCTCGTCGCAAACGCTTCGATCAAACGCAAATGGTTCTTGCCCGGGTGTTCGAGGCGTCCGAGGTACAAGACATAGGGAGCTTCGATTTTTAATTTCATTCTTGTCATGCGCACACGTTCGTCTTCATTTGATGGCGGCGTGAATCGTGTGGCATCGACACCGTTTGGAACGACTGAAATGCGCGACAGGGGCCAGTCGAATGCGTCGGCAATGTCTTTCTGTGTGTAATGACTGACCGCAACGATTCGCGAAGCTCGCGCAAGTGCGGGCATGACTGAATAGCGAAGGTAGGCCATGCGGAGGCGGTCGTATTTGCCCGGAACATGAAGCTGAGCAATGTCATGAACGACTGCGACGGTGGGAATGGATGACGTCCCCACCATACGACGATTTGCCGCGGGCAGAAGCAATACGGCTGCTTTGGTACGCATGGTGAGAAAACCGCCACCAACGAGATGAAAGAGTGCATTCAAACCGGGCGGTGTCAATGGCGACGGAAGAACGACGCGCCGGGCATCACCCAAGATATCGTCATATGCTTTCAGGTCGCTGGGTGTGCCGAACACGACGAGCTCCCCGCCCGAAGCTGCCAGCGCGCTGCCAAGGCGCGGAACGACGGCCCGTGTGTAAACTCCAATTCCCGACCGGCCATAATCCGTTCCGCCGAGGGGCAATGCAAGTCGCAGCATGTCAAGCCTCTTTTCCCGAATCGCGTGCTTTGTTTGTTTTGCGTTCTTTTGCACGATCCGGGCCCGAGCCATGTGCGGACAGATGCACCGGCGAGTAACAGGCACCCCACGAAGCCGCCCGCGAGTGTGCTCAACCGTGCCGCGGTTCGGCGGTGACATCCGCTGCAACGCGAATTTCTAACGTTCCGGCCGAAAAATTCGTGCCGAGCGCCAACGGATTGCCAGAGATCTTCCTGCATTCGGGTCTTCCGCGTATTGGCCCGAACTTTGATTACCTCGGAATCCGTGGATTTGGGGAACACCCCACGTTGAGAAAAAGCAGGTGATTTGACCATGGACGCACGATGCGCGACGACAACGACCGGAACGTTTCGACGTCAAATGAATTCGTCGACGTCATTGGGGCGAGCGCGACGT
Above is a window of Polyangiaceae bacterium DNA encoding:
- a CDS encoding glycosyltransferase family 4 protein, whose protein sequence is MLRLALPLGGTDYGRSGIGVYTRAVVPRLGSALAASGGELVVFGTPSDLKAYDDILGDARRVVLPSPLTPPGLNALFHLVGGGFLTMRTKAAVLLLPAANRRMVGTSSIPTVAVVHDIAQLHVPGKYDRLRMAYLRYSVMPALARASRIVAVSHYTQKDIADAFDWPLSRISVVPNGVDATRFTPPSNEDERVRMTRMKLKIEAPYVLYLGRLEHPGKNHLRLIEAFATSPVASHHSLVLAGGDWGALPLIRDAVARFGIENRVCITGFVPDELVPGLVAGADAVAMVGLHEGFGLPALEALAAGRPVFVSNTGALTEVTGDLAASCDPYDCKSIQSALEKTISDTKFRQRAFADGPAHAQRYGWDIAADALLAICRQTALSTNEMHAVG